In the Telopea speciosissima isolate NSW1024214 ecotype Mountain lineage chromosome 2, Tspe_v1, whole genome shotgun sequence genome, one interval contains:
- the LOC122651674 gene encoding F-box/kelch-repeat protein At1g55270-like, producing MERGIQPPLVDTTACFCRVDAGLKTVAGAKKFVPGTKHCIQANIKPSIHPSRHKTARGERSRNESPLLPGLPDDLAIACLIRVPRIEHQKLRLVCKRWYRLLAGNFFYSLRKSLGIAEEWIYVIKRDRDGKISWHAFDPIYQLWQPLPPIPGEYSEALGFGCAVLSGCHLYLFGGKDPLKGSMRRVIFYSARTNKWHRAPDMLRRRHLFGSCVINNCLYVAGGESEGVHRFLRSAEVYDPNKNRWSFIADMSTAMVPFIGVVYERKWFLKGLGSHRQVLSEVYHPETDIWSPVYNGMVAGWRNPSASLNGKLYALDCKDGCKLRVYDEATDSWNKHIDSKMHQGNSRAMEAAALVPLNGKLCIIRNNMSISLVDLSKSINLQAADADQLWETIAGKGQFKNMITNLWSSLAGRNRLKSHILHCQVLQA from the coding sequence GTTGATACTACTGCGTGTTTCTGTAGAGTAGACGCAGGCCTCAAAACTGTTGCTGGGGCAAAGAAATTTGTTCCAGGTACAAAGCATTGCATTCAGGCCAACATCAAACCATCCATTCATCCTTCCAGACACAAAACAGCTCGTGGAGAAAGGAGTCGAAATGAATCTCCTCTGCTTCCTGGGCTACCTGATGACCTGGCGATTGCTTGCTTGATCCGGGTCCCACGAATTGAGCACCAAAAGCTACGGCTAGTTTGCAAGAGATGGTATCGTCTCCTTGCTGGGAACTTCTTTTACTCCCTTCGCAAGAGCCTTGGGATTGCAGAAGAATGGATCTATGTGATAAAGAGAGACCGAGATGGGAAAATATCATGGCATGCCTTTGACCCCATATACCAGCTGTGGCAGCCCCTCCCTCCTATACCTGGAGAGTACTCCGAAGCCCTTGGCTTTGGGTGTGCTGTTCTCAGTGGCTGTCACCTTTACTTATTTGGAGGTAAGGACCCACTCAAAGGGTCAATGAGACGAGTTATTTTTTACAGTGCCCGGACAAATAAATGGCACCGTGCCCCTGATATGCTACGCCGAAGGCATTTATTTGGTTCATGCGTCATAAACAACTGCCTGTATGTGGCTGGTGGGGAGAGTGAGGGGGTTCATCGGTTCTTGAGATCTGCCGAGGTTTATGATCCTAACAAGAATAGATGGTCCTTCATTGCTGATATGAGCACCGCTATGGTACCATTCATTGGGGTTGTCTACGAGAGGAAGTGGTTCTTGAAGGGGCTGGGTTCTCATCGCCAGGTCCTGAGTGAAGTCTACCACCCTGAGACTGACATTTGGTCCCCAGTCTATAATGGAATGGTTGCAGGCTGGCGGAATCCAAGTGCCTCCTTGAATGGGAAGCTCTACGCTTTGGACTGCAAGGATGGGTGCAAGCTAAGAGTCTATGATGAGGCTACTGATTCTTGGAACAAGCACATTGACAGCAAAATGCACCAGGGCAATTCCCGGGCCATGGAAGCTGCGGCACTTGTCCCTCTCAATGGCAAGCTGTGTATCATCCGTAACAACATGAGCATTTCTCTAGTGGATCTCTCAAAGTCCATCAATTTACAAGCTGCTGATGCAGATCAGCTGTGGGAAACTATTGCAGGGAAAGGGCAGTTTAAGAATATGATCACAAACCTCTGGTCAAGCCTTGCAGGTCGTAACCGCCTGAAAAGCCACATTCTTCATTGCCAGGTTCTTCAAGCTTAA